In a genomic window of Salegentibacter salegens:
- a CDS encoding RNA polymerase sigma factor, which yields MLQPIFELLQQGHPDALKIIYTRYHRRIYWLGKQLIKDEFVIENILQDTFLKLWENREGIEHPEHIYFFLRYVMKRDCTFYYCRPRHNFYRGIGRLEYYEDYQEYMHGYDPEEKDEHLMMQEANQKAFDRIQNVLPLLSSERKRLIELCLNYGFQYKAIAQTMGTSITKTSTEVKSAINDIKNIINKGSSLEAKPQPMLAVKIQGTMTWEQEKVLQLRTEKQYSFAAIAKELNLSKKEVHKEFMAAYKLTQLNYEQQSA from the coding sequence ATGTTACAGCCTATTTTTGAATTATTACAACAAGGCCATCCCGATGCTTTGAAGATTATCTATACCAGATACCACAGAAGAATCTATTGGTTAGGGAAGCAATTGATAAAGGATGAATTTGTCATAGAAAACATCCTTCAGGATACTTTCTTAAAACTATGGGAGAATAGGGAAGGGATTGAACACCCGGAACATATTTACTTTTTCCTTCGTTATGTGATGAAAAGGGATTGTACCTTTTATTATTGTCGCCCCCGGCATAATTTTTACCGGGGCATAGGCAGGTTAGAATATTACGAGGACTACCAGGAATATATGCACGGCTATGATCCGGAAGAAAAAGATGAGCATCTAATGATGCAGGAAGCCAACCAGAAAGCTTTCGATCGGATTCAGAATGTCCTCCCTTTGCTTAGTAGTGAAAGAAAACGACTTATTGAACTCTGTTTAAATTACGGTTTTCAGTATAAGGCCATTGCCCAGACAATGGGAACCAGCATCACCAAAACCAGTACCGAAGTAAAAAGCGCCATTAATGATATTAAAAATATCATTAACAAAGGGAGTTCGCTCGAAGCTAAACCACAACCGATGTTGGCGGTAAAGATCCAGGGTACTATGACCTGGGAACAGGAAAAGGTGTTACAGCTGCGTACAGAAAAGCAATATTCATTTGCGGCTATTGCCAAAGAACTGAACCTTTCCAAAAAGGAAGTGCACAAGGAATTTATGGCTGCCTATAAACTGACACAGCTTAATTACGAACAACAATCAGCTTAG